In Aminobacterium sp. MB27-C1, a single genomic region encodes these proteins:
- a CDS encoding carbohydrate ABC transporter permease, with protein sequence MNKKIIHLFLYYLILVGCSFLFLLPFLWTLTTSFKPDSEIYSKTFNFFPINFDFSHYENLTQGSNKFFCYFSNTVAISIVTIALVLLLSALAGYAFASLEFKGKKYFLFFMSIVITVPLATYLVPIYMMEDKFGLINTRWGLILPYVAVNLPFASLIMRASFKKIPNELIEAAVIDGCSLFQVWLKILLPLVKPGLFVVTILTFINVWGEFMFAKTLANTYVAQTLPVGITFLRDEAASWQYGTLSAVIILSLIPVGSLFLILQKYIVKGLNKI encoded by the coding sequence TTGAATAAAAAAATAATCCATCTATTTCTTTATTATCTTATTCTTGTTGGGTGCTCTTTTCTTTTTCTTCTTCCTTTCTTATGGACGTTAACTACGTCGTTCAAACCTGATTCTGAAATTTATAGTAAAACTTTTAATTTCTTCCCTATAAACTTTGATTTTTCGCATTATGAAAATCTCACACAAGGATCTAATAAATTTTTTTGCTATTTTTCTAATACAGTAGCTATATCCATTGTTACTATTGCGTTGGTGCTTCTGTTAAGCGCGTTAGCAGGATATGCTTTTGCTTCACTGGAGTTTAAAGGGAAAAAATATTTTCTTTTCTTTATGTCTATTGTTATTACTGTTCCTTTAGCTACATATTTAGTTCCTATATATATGATGGAAGATAAGTTTGGGTTGATAAATACGCGATGGGGATTGATTTTACCCTATGTAGCTGTGAATTTACCTTTTGCTTCATTAATTATGAGAGCAAGCTTTAAAAAAATTCCCAATGAATTGATAGAAGCGGCAGTTATTGATGGTTGCAGTTTGTTTCAAGTGTGGCTCAAAATACTGCTTCCACTTGTGAAACCAGGTTTGTTTGTAGTTACTATACTTACCTTTATTAACGTGTGGGGTGAATTTATGTTTGCTAAAACGCTTGCGAACACTTACGTTGCACAAACTCTTCCTGTAGGAATAACTTTTTTGAGAGATGAAGCGGCATCATGGCAGTACGGGACGTTGTCTGCTGTTATTATTTTATCTTTAATTCCAGTTGGGAGTTTGTTTTTAATTTTACAAAAATACATCGTAAAAGGTCTCAACAAAATTTAG
- a CDS encoding carbohydrate ABC transporter permease, which translates to MKKDDYHYDFRKKNSFLFVLPALFFIFVFMVYPLARSFYLSLTEYNFVFDNEPRFIGFSNYIKLFSDKYFIDALSNTLFFSFCFFPLLIVISFTLALLINKRLKGVAIFRTSIFLPVIVPLALTGIIFQWILNENYGLVNHFLVNILNMPQLACNWLTHEKWAMYSIILISLWKYVGIEMILFLAGLQTIPKELHEMARMDGLNPLQEIFYVIIPNLKETFVVAGIWGILTSLKIFEPSFVMTQGGPGTSTLVLYQYFWQSAFKYYDMGYASAIGYFMGLMVITLSLINVWLAQKKV; encoded by the coding sequence TTGAAAAAAGACGACTATCATTACGATTTTCGAAAAAAAAATAGTTTTTTGTTTGTCCTGCCTGCCTTGTTTTTTATTTTTGTGTTTATGGTTTATCCCTTAGCACGGTCTTTTTATCTCAGTTTGACAGAATACAATTTTGTTTTTGATAACGAACCTCGCTTTATTGGTTTTTCCAATTATATAAAATTATTTTCTGATAAATATTTCATAGATGCTCTAAGCAATACATTGTTTTTTTCTTTTTGTTTTTTCCCTTTATTAATAGTGATTTCTTTTACTCTAGCCTTATTAATTAATAAACGCTTAAAAGGAGTAGCAATCTTTAGAACATCAATATTTTTACCAGTTATAGTGCCATTAGCACTAACAGGAATTATTTTTCAATGGATTTTAAACGAAAACTATGGCTTAGTTAATCATTTTTTGGTTAATATCTTGAATATGCCTCAGCTAGCATGTAATTGGCTTACTCATGAAAAATGGGCTATGTACAGTATTATCTTGATAAGTTTATGGAAATATGTAGGAATTGAAATGATATTGTTTTTGGCAGGCTTACAGACAATTCCCAAAGAGTTACATGAAATGGCGAGAATGGATGGCTTAAATCCTCTGCAAGAAATTTTTTACGTGATTATTCCAAATCTTAAAGAAACATTTGTTGTTGCTGGAATCTGGGGGATTTTAACGTCTTTAAAAATATTCGAACCCTCATTTGTTATGACACAGGGTGGACCTGGAACTTCAACATTAGTGTTGTATCAATATTTCTGGCAAAGTGCTTTTAAATATTACGATATGGGCTATGCCTCAGCTATTGGTTATTTTATGGGGCTTATGGTTATTACTTTGTCTTTAATTAATGTATGGCTAGCCCAGAAGAAAGTATAA
- a CDS encoding ABC transporter substrate-binding protein, whose product MRKNFARVSILFIALMIISIISGVAAAAQKQTLRVGVEAWMLKKFDLQNAAQIFMKDHPEVEVEYVQVETADNTSYLLQWSQKKTSVDMVIGGSRENAVPYVAKDLLMNFDEGFFDQKVAREDFIPAFLDLGKIEGTQYLIPIQGQIMYVTVRKDLMKKAGLTDKEGNVIPAKNWDEFYEYAKKLTEKEDNKVVTSGLAIDWGKNFMAYSYLSSLQGVRGSIYANEKSNIIDFRSDEASHMLKVWNNLVKDGYTPVDTFADMDAGRSNFQAGNVAMHISSVSRWKEASEILGADKVTGMPLPGADRNGTIAFVSGIMIPKVSENPELAKLFIKERLMDREFQLWTLNKYGKMPVLKRNYEGADAPIWSEILKSAVKAGSCPLYKDWPRLDNEMNIQLQSAIMGKTPIEKVLKNLDGYVRSINTSSGL is encoded by the coding sequence ATGCGAAAAAATTTTGCACGCGTATCTATTCTATTCATAGCATTGATGATAATTAGCATAATATCAGGAGTTGCCGCTGCTGCACAAAAGCAAACTCTCAGAGTTGGTGTAGAGGCGTGGATGTTGAAAAAGTTTGATCTTCAGAATGCTGCTCAAATTTTTATGAAAGACCATCCAGAGGTAGAAGTTGAATATGTGCAAGTAGAAACAGCTGATAATACATCATATTTACTGCAATGGTCTCAGAAGAAAACAAGCGTAGATATGGTTATCGGCGGAAGTCGCGAAAATGCAGTTCCTTATGTAGCGAAAGATTTATTAATGAATTTTGATGAAGGCTTTTTTGACCAAAAAGTGGCAAGAGAAGATTTTATCCCAGCCTTTCTTGATTTAGGGAAAATTGAAGGAACGCAATATCTTATTCCTATTCAAGGACAAATTATGTATGTGACAGTAAGAAAAGATCTCATGAAAAAAGCTGGATTAACAGATAAAGAAGGGAATGTTATTCCAGCTAAAAATTGGGATGAATTTTATGAGTATGCTAAAAAATTGACGGAAAAAGAAGACAATAAAGTTGTGACTAGCGGTTTGGCAATAGATTGGGGTAAAAACTTTATGGCATATTCCTATCTTTCTTCTTTACAAGGAGTTAGGGGAAGCATTTATGCAAATGAAAAATCGAATATAATTGATTTTAGAAGCGATGAAGCAAGTCATATGTTGAAGGTTTGGAATAACCTTGTAAAAGATGGCTACACCCCTGTTGATACTTTTGCTGATATGGATGCTGGTAGAAGTAATTTCCAAGCAGGAAATGTAGCAATGCATATTTCTTCCGTTTCCAGATGGAAAGAAGCATCAGAGATTTTAGGGGCGGATAAGGTTACCGGAATGCCTTTACCTGGTGCCGATAGAAACGGAACGATAGCATTTGTATCGGGGATAATGATTCCTAAGGTTTCTGAAAATCCTGAGCTTGCAAAATTATTTATTAAAGAAAGGCTTATGGATAGAGAGTTCCAGCTTTGGACTTTGAACAAATACGGGAAAATGCCTGTTTTAAAAAGGAATTATGAAGGTGCAGATGCCCCCATATGGAGCGAGATTTTGAAGTCTGCTGTGAAAGCTGGGAGTTGCCCCCTTTATAAAGATTGGCCGCGATTAGATAATGAAATGAATATTCAGCTTCAGTCAGCTATTATGGGTAAAACACCGATAGAAAAGGTTTTGAAAAATTTAGATGGGTATGTTCGTTCTATAAACACTTCATCTGGTCTATAG